In the genome of Notamacropus eugenii isolate mMacEug1 chromosome 5, mMacEug1.pri_v2, whole genome shotgun sequence, one region contains:
- the HTR3A gene encoding 5-hydroxytryptamine receptor 3A: MTLSLRQVLLALLLLIFLGPCEARRKQNTKAANNTKPALLQLSDHLLTHYKKSVRPVTDWRKPTTVSIDVMIYAILSVDEKNQVLTTYIWYRQFWTDEFLKWNPADFDNITQLSIPIDYIWVPDILINEFVDVGKSPNIPYVYVRHQGQVQNYKPIQVVTACSLDIYNFPFDVQNCSLTFTSWLHTIRDINITLWRLPEKVKLDKSVFMNQGEWELLYVLTQFREFSVESSESFAEMKFYVVIRRRPLFYTVNLLLPSIFLMVMDIVGFYLPPDSGERVSFKITLLLGYSVFLIIVSDTLPATAIGTPLIGVYFVVCMALLVISLTETILIVRLVHRQELQPPVPAWLRHLVLDRAAVLLCLQDQTYQSPSALQRPTVPSHPTENNICSATINHCNRMEGLQDLEKTTSERGNPSPPPQENSLVVHGLLQELATIRHFLEKQDECRNIARDWLRVGSVLDALLFRIYLLAVLAYSITLGTLWSIWQYA, encoded by the exons ATGACATTGTCCCTCCGGCAGGTCCTCCTCGCCCTGCTGCTCCTGATTTTCCTTGGGCCATGTGAAG CCAGGAGGAAGCAAAACACCAAAGCAGCCAACAACACCAAGCCAGCTCTGCTGCAACTGTCTGACCACCTCCTGACCCACTACAAGAAGAGTGTCCGGCCTGTTACGGACTGGAGGAAGCCAACCACTGTGTCCATTGACGTCATGATCTATGCCATCCTCAGTGTG GATGAAAAGAATCAAGTGCTGACTACTTATATCTGGTACAGGCAG TTTTGGACTGATGAGTTCCTCAAATGGAATCCTGCGGATTTTGACAACATCACCCAGCTGTCCATCCCCATTGACTATATCTGGGTTCCAGACATCCTTATTAATGAATT TGTGGATGTTGGAAAGTCCCCGAACATTCCATATGTGTACGTTCGGCACCAGGGCCAGGTCCAGAACTATAAGCCCATTCAGGTGGTGACTGCATGCAGCCTGGACATCTACAACTTTCCTTTTGATGTGCAAAACTGCTCACTGACTTTCACCAGTTGGCTTCACACAA TCCGGGACATCAACATCACCCTGTGGAGGTTACCAGAAAAGGTGAAGCTTGACAAGAGTGTCTTCATGAACCAGGGAGAGTGGGAGCTTCTGTATGTGCTGACCCAGTTTCGTGAGTTTAGTGTTGAAAGCAGTGAAAGCTTTGCAGAGATGAAGTTCTAT GTGGTCATCCGTCGGCGGCCCCTTTTCTACACTGTCAACCTGCTGTTGCCCAGCATTTTCCTCATGGTCATGGATATCGTAGGCTTCTACCTGCCCCCAGACAGTGGTGAAAGGGTATCCTTCAAGATCACTCTCCTCCTGGGCTATTCTGTCTTCCTTATCATCGTTTCTGATACACTTCCAGCCACAGCTATTGGCACCCCACTCATTG GTGTCTATTTTGTGGTATGCATGGCCTTGCTGGTGATCAGCCTGACTGAGACCATTCTCATTGTACGGTTGGTGCACAGGCAAGAGCTCCAGCCTCCAGTGCCTGCCTGGCTTCGGCACCTGGTACTTGATCGAGCTGCAGTTCTTCTTTGCCTCCAGGATCAGACGTATCAGAGTCCTTCAGCCCTCCAAAGACCCACAGTCCCCTCCCATCCCACTGAGAATAACATATGCTCAG CCACGATAAACCACTGCAACAGGATGGAGGGGCTTCAGGACTTGGAGAAGACCACATCAGAGAGGGGAAATCCTTCTCCACCACCCCAGGAGAACTCTTTGGTGGTACACGGGCTACTTCAGGAATTAGCAACCATCCGGCATTTCCTGGAGAAGCAGGATGAGTGTCGGAATATTGCCCGGGACTGGCTACGGGTGGGCTCTGTGCTGGATGCACTGCTGTTCAGAATCTACTTGCTGGCAGTGCTGGCCTATAGCATTACACTGGGGACTCTGTGGTCCATCTGGCAGTATGCATGA